The following coding sequences lie in one Globicephala melas chromosome 15, mGloMel1.2, whole genome shotgun sequence genomic window:
- the C15H16orf90 gene encoding LOW QUALITY PROTEIN: uncharacterized protein C16orf90 homolog (The sequence of the model RefSeq protein was modified relative to this genomic sequence to represent the inferred CDS: deleted 3 bases in 2 codons; substituted 1 base at 1 genomic stop codon) has protein sequence MEALVCAFSQLHIREDAVSWARGRTSHPNMPPNIYVGGLGAXQQQCPSAQGSKPKNLHHLRGLALYLLGHIQWPGTHTAGQCESHWLSQLMAGGCLPQPEGTVWPLDLPQGALGPGNSHHSALLEAQQPGKYR, from the exons ATGGAAGCCTTGGTCTGTGCATTCTCTCAGCTGCACATAAGAGAAG ATGCAGTGAGCTGGGCCCGAGGACGCACCAGTCACCCCAACATGCCACCCAATATCTATGTG GGGGGGCTGGGGGCCTAGCAGCAGCAGTGCCCCAGTGCCCAGGGAAGCAAGCCCAAGAACCTGCACCACCTCCGGGGCCTGGCTCTCTACCTGCTAGGCCACATACAGTGGCCGGGCACT CACACTGCCGGGCAGTGTGAAAGCCATTGGCTGAGCCAGCTCATGGCCGGGGGCTGCCTCCCACAACCCGAGGGCACAGTCTGGCCCCTGGACTTACCACAGGGGGCTCTGGGACCAGGTAACAGTCACCACTCAGCCCTTCTGGAAGCTCAACAGCCTGGGAAATACAGGTGA
- the NAA60 gene encoding N-alpha-acetyltransferase 60, with protein sequence MTEVVPSSSLSEVSLRLLCHDDIDTVKHLCGDWFPIEYPDSWYRDITSNKKFFSLAATYRGAIVGMIVAEIKSRTKIHKEDGDILASSFSVDTQVAYILSLGVVKEFRKHGIGSLLLESLKDHISTTAQDHCKAIYLHVLTTNNTAINFYENRDFKQHHYLPYYYSIRGVLKDGFTYVLYINGGHPPWTILDYIQHLGSALANLSPCSIPHRIYRQAHNLLCSFLPWSSISTKGGIEYSRTM encoded by the exons ATGACAGAGGTGGTGCCATCCAGCTCCCTCAGCGAGGTCAGCCTGCGTCTCCTCTGCCACGATGACATAGACACCGTGAAGCACCTGTGCGGCGACTGGTTCCCCATCGA GTACCCAGACTCATGGTATCGTGATATCACCTCCAACAAGAAGTTCTTTTCCCTTGCCGCAACCTACAGGGGCGCCATCGTGGGAATGATCGTAGCTGAAATAAAAAGTAGGACCAAGATACACAAGGAG GATGGAGATATTCTAGCCTCCAGCTTCTCTGTTGACACGCAGGTTGCGTACATCCTAAGCCTGGGAGTAGTGAAGGAATTCAGAAAGCACGGCATAG GTTCCCTATTACTTGAGAGTTTAAAAGATCACATATCAACCACCGCCCAGGACCACTGCAAAGCCATCTACCTGCACGTCCTCACTACCAACAATACGGCTATAAACTTCTACGAAAACAGAGACTTCAAGCAGCATCACTATCTCCCCTATTACTATTCCATCCGAGGGGTCCTCAAAGATGGCTTCACCTATGTCCTCTACATCAACGGTGGCCACCCTCCCTGGACCATCCT GGACTACATCCAGCACCTGGGCTCTGCGCTAGCAAACCTGAGCCCCTGTTCCATCCCGCACAGGATCTACCGCCAGGCCCACAACCTGCTCTGCAGCTTCCTGCCATGGTCAAGCATCTCCACCAAGGGCGGCATCGAGTACAGCCGGACCATGTGA